The DNA segment TCCGGGAACACCGCGGTCAGCTCACCGGCCGCCAGCAGCCGGTGCGCGTCGGAGGTGCACGCCATGGTGTGGCCGGCCTTGCGGGCGGCCTGTCCGACCATGGGCAGGTCGAACACCAGGTCGGCGGCCAGCAGGCGCAGGTCGCGGTGGGCGGGGTGCTTGTCCTTCACCGCCACCGAGGTCATCAGCCCATCGAAGGGCAACACGCCGGCGTGGTTGGCCACCACCAGCGCCGCGCCCTCGGCGGGCAGGTTCTCGATACCGCTGACCTCGACGCGGAACCACGAGTTGAACAGCACCCGCAGGATCGGCAGGAAGACGCTGCTGTTGAGGTGTTCGTCGAAGCCGAACTCGTCGACGGTGTAGTCGCCCGACATCCGCTTGCGGACGAACTCGGCGACCGCGGCGATGCGCTTGGCGAGTTCGGTGGGGGTGTCCTCTACCGGGGCGCCGCCGGCGGCGCCGGCGCGGTGCTGATCGATCTCGCGCACCACCGCGGCGATCTGCTCGGCCGAGGCCCGGCCACCGGGGTCGGACAGCAGGGAGGGGTGACGACGGGCGCTGTCCGAGCGCTGAGCCGCCCGCCTCGCCGCGTTCCGCCCCGAATTCCCATGCAGTGGAATGACTTTGGCTCTTGAATCGCCCGACACGTACTCTTCACCCCACCGATCCGTCAGTCTTCTCTAACGTCCCCAGCGCTGCGCCACGGCAACAGCGCGGTCCTCCATCGACCGTACCCATCGTGGATCAACGATCGGCGTCAGTCCACGACCACGCACGTAATCGTCAAAAGCTTCCGCCGTGGTCCACTTTGGGTTATAACCGAGGACTTCACGCATGCGCGTGGTGTCCATGACCCGGCCGTAACTCAAGTAATTCAGCTGTTCGCGATCGAGTTCAGTGTATCGGGTTGCCCGTCTCAGCGAGTCGACAAGCGAAAGCGCCGAACGCGGCACCGGCAGCGCGACCCGCCCGGAACGCCGAATCGCCTGACTCATCATGATGATTCCGGATGCGCCGACGTTGAACGTGCCCGCCTTGCCGGCGATCGTCGCACGCTCCAGCGCACCGAGGGCGTCCTGTTCGTGCAGCAGCTGCAGGCGTGCGTCCTGCCCGAGCACCGTCGGCACCACCGGCCCCGCCAGGTACCGCGACAGCGCGGTGTCCATCGCCGGTCCGATCATGTTCGCCAGCCGCAGGATGGTGACCGTGATGTCCGAGCGGCGCCGTCCGAGCCCGCGGGCGTAACCCTCGATGTCGATACTGTCGCGAGCGAAGCCCTCCCCCGGTGGGCGGCGGGCGTCGCTGTTCTCGGTGAACATCACCGGGTCCCGCGGGCTCGAGCCGTACACCTCGGAGGTGGACTTGAGGATCACCCGACGCACCGACGGCGCCTTCTGGCACGCCGCGAAGAGCTGGATCGCGCCCATCACGTTGAGCTCTTTCAACGTGACGCGGCCACCGGCCCGCGGCGCGTACGACGCCGCGGCGGCGTGCACCACCGTGTCCACATCGCCATTGCGAATCACCTTGGCGATGAACGGGTTACGAATATCCGCCCGGA comes from the Mycolicibacterium litorale genome and includes:
- a CDS encoding lysophospholipid acyltransferase family protein; this translates as MSGDSRAKVIPLHGNSGRNAARRAAQRSDSARRHPSLLSDPGGRASAEQIAAVVREIDQHRAGAAGGAPVEDTPTELAKRIAAVAEFVRKRMSGDYTVDEFGFDEHLNSSVFLPILRVLFNSWFRVEVSGIENLPAEGAALVVANHAGVLPFDGLMTSVAVKDKHPAHRDLRLLAADLVFDLPMVGQAARKAGHTMACTSDAHRLLAAGELTAVFPEGYKGLGKQFKDRYKLQRFGRGGFVSAALRTKAPIVPCSIVGSEEIYPMMADVKLLARLLGLPYFPVTPLFPVAGPLGLVPLPSKWHIQFGEPISTAEYDESAADDPMITFELTDQVRETIQQTLYQLLAGRRNMFFG
- a CDS encoding SDR family oxidoreductase, which gives rise to MVNSSASGDAGPYPKVVLVTGACRFLGGYLIARLAQNPLINQVIAVDAVAPSKDLLRRMGRAEFVRADIRNPFIAKVIRNGDVDTVVHAAAASYAPRAGGRVTLKELNVMGAIQLFAACQKAPSVRRVILKSTSEVYGSSPRDPVMFTENSDARRPPGEGFARDSIDIEGYARGLGRRRSDITVTILRLANMIGPAMDTALSRYLAGPVVPTVLGQDARLQLLHEQDALGALERATIAGKAGTFNVGASGIIMMSQAIRRSGRVALPVPRSALSLVDSLRRATRYTELDREQLNYLSYGRVMDTTRMREVLGYNPKWTTAEAFDDYVRGRGLTPIVDPRWVRSMEDRAVAVAQRWGR